In Subdoligranulum variabile, the genomic stretch AATAAGAAAATGAACATGATCTATAACATACCGATTTGCCTTTACAATAGCTACTCGTCGCGGGGTATTCTCCATCCCCTCCGGATAGAAACTACCATCAAAGCCCTCCGGGGCCTTAACTTTGTGCTCTGCCGGGTGGTATGGCAGTAAAAGCCAAAGGGATATTTCCGGGTGGATCTGCTTTGCAGTCACCAAAGCCCTTGCAGCCATACGATCAAAATTACCATAGTGTCCCACGATAAACTCGTTCACACCTAGTTCAGTGATATGCCGTTCAATTTCTTTTTGCAGCGCGGGATAAATACTCTCTGGAGCGTCATGATGGCCGATCAAGAAACAGCGCTTATTATCCACCCGAAAATCACCAACCCTTTTGAGTTATATTAACTCAAAAGAGTTAATCTTTTCAATAGCAAACGGGTATCATTTTCTTGGAAGTGAGGTGATACCCTTGAACATCGGTGAGGCGGTCAAAGAGCGCATTCTGGAACTATGCCAAGAGCAAAACATCTCCATCAATAAGCTGTGCAACATGAGCGGTGTCACCCAGTCTACCGTCAATAACATCATCAGCGGACGAAACCGCAGCGCCACAGTTTCCACCATCAAAAAGCTGTGTGACGGCTTGGGTATCACTATCGAGGAGTTTTTCCATTCCGACTTATTCAAGGATCTGGAACAAGAACTGAAATAGCAAACAGCCCCTACCTGTGCATCCATACACAGGTAGGGGCTGTCGTTTATGTCACGTTACAAGGTGGAAGTTTTCTTACAACTGCTCCGCGTCGATCCAGTCAATAATACCGTACACGTTTACTGCCAGAGTGCAGCGCCAGCAGGTGCGGTCACGGACCTTGGCAAAGTCGATGGTGCATTTGCGGGGCGCATAGCGTTCCCCAGCGCCGCGCCAGCAGGCCAGACGGATCTTCTCGCCGGTGTCCAGGTCGGTGAAGTAGCAGAACAGGCACATGCGCTTGCCCCAGGTGCGATGATCAAGGCGCAAGCGGAAAGTTCCGGCCTTTTCCGGGCGCTGATACCGCTGCAGGTTGGCTTTCATGCGTTCTTCATAAGAGGTCAAAATGCCGTAGGGATTCATAGTCGTTGTCCTTTCTGTGATTGGGTGATTATCGTTCTTTCTGGTGGGCGGTGCGCTGCTGCTCCCGATCATTCAACAGTTGGATGTTCTCCCGCATACGTTTGACACGGGCGGGAATTTGCTGGGCAGTTTTCAGCTCCTTTCTTGTTTCGGTGATCTGTTTGGTCAGTTCATCCTTTTCCGTGTGGAGAGCCTCGCACTCGGTCGGGTTACGGCAGCGGCGCAGTCGGTTACGGCACTTGGCGCGTCGGGCCTCCAGATCGCTCAGTTTCTGCTCCTGCTCCGATGTAAAAGCGGCTACGTCCTCCGCGGTATTCAGAGAATACCGTTCCAGAAGATGCAGCTGCTTTTCAATTTCCGCCCAGCGGCGGTAATCCTCCCGCATAGCCGGATGGGGCGGGCGGTAGTTGGGTGTTGTGGTAGGCAGCTTGCCCAGCAGATAGCAGTAATACAGGTAGGTGCGGTAGATCCCGAACGCCTCCATAATGGCCTTGCGGAAGTCCTGACGCAGCTTTTGGTAATGGGGATGCACCGGCGGATACCGCTTGTTGTAGATCTCCATGCGTTTGAATATCCCCATCGCATGATTCTGCTGGATGCGCTGGGCCATTGCCTGCGGGGTGTATTCCTCGCCCAGTGTTTTGAAGCGCACGGCGCGGCGCTCATGGGGCAGCTTGATAGTCGGGTATTTGTGGTTGGGATTGAAATCCACCTCATAGCCCATCTTGCGCAGGATACGAGGCAGATCGCGGGGCGTCTCGCTGCGCAGGATGGCCAGATCAATGTCCTGGCGCATGACGTTATACCGGGTAGGTTCTCCGGCTTTCTCGGCCAGATAGAGGTTACGGGGCACCCGGTGGGCGCCCTTTTTGTCTACCACCGAAAGCCCCTGCTCCCGGCACAGTTCATCCGAAGCGTCCTGCAGAGCGCGGTAGGTCTTTTTGCAGTCGTTGTACCGCTTTCCGTCCACGAAGGACACCGAGTCGATGACGAAGTGATTGTGGCAGCAGTCGGTGTTCAGGTGGGTGGCCACCAGCACCTGAAACCGGTCACCCCACACCCGCTTGGCTAGTTCCACCCCGATGGCGTGGCACTGCTTCGGCGTGACTTCGCCGGGACGGAAACTTTGGTAGGCATGGAAGGCAACCGTGCCGCCGGTCTTGCCGAACTGCTGTTTGGTCAGCTCCATCTGTTGGCGGGCGATCTCCGGGACACAGTTGACACCGCTGACAAACAGCTGACTTTCCCGGGTGGTCTTGGCGTCATTGGCGGCATACTTTAGCACGTCGCTCAGATCGTCCTTGCCTGCAGACAGACCGGTCAGGTCCGGCAGGCGGGTCTTTTCTTCATTTCCGGCATAGCGTATGACCGCATCCAGACGCCCTTTCACGGGCCAGATCTTGGTGACAGCCATCTTACTCATTCCTCCTTCTGCGGCACTGTAACAGCCCTCTGTATGGCCAGCAGCGTGTCCAGAATCTCCCGCTGCACCTCCGGTGTGTTGTCCTTGTGGTAGAGGGCAGTGAGAGCATCCAGCACCTGCCGATAGTCGGCGGTGGGCAGTTGGCGGGGCATCTGGTTGCGCAGCCGCATACGGATGTATTGGGAGAGGGTCAACCCGCATCGGGTGGCGGCCTGTTCAAACAGCCGCTTTTCTTCCGGCGTCACCCGGATGTTCATTTGCACGTTTCGAGTCAACATAATTTCACCTCCATATAGCAAAAGACCGGGCATTACTGCTCGGTCTTTGCATTGTTGCGTTGTTGGATTTTCGGGGGTCATAGGGGCTGCGCCCCTTGCCAGCGTCCTACGCTGGGGCGGCGTATGGCTTGCAAAAGCTATACAAAGCCAGTGCTCGTTACCCCTGCGGACAGGCGTTTTTGTACGGACTGAAAAGGAATCACTCCAGCGCGTCCCCGTACAGAAGGTCCGGCAGGACCGCTTCCTCGGCTGCATTCTTGATTGCATTCATGCGTCCTGCCCAAGTCAATGGATCGGCCCGTTTGAGGGCTTCATCCACGCCCTGCTGTCGGGCCATTTGCGCGATGGCATCTTCCACCATCTGCCGGGCCTCAGCATCCACATCAGCCAGGTGGCTGTGCAGCGTACCTTCCAGAAGCATGAGATCGAACAGGTCGGGACGCTGCTCCCGGAGGAACTGCCGCCACAGTTCTCCGTATTTGCCGATGGGGCGGGTGTCGGTTTCGGGGAGGATCAGATCGGGAATGAGATAGCCGTTGATCTCGGTGTAAGTCAGTTTCATGGTGTGCCTCCTTCAGCACTCTTGAGTTCCTTAATTGCAATCATCGCAGGTGCTTTCTTTGCGTTGCTCTCTCAAATACGATTCAAAAATGCTCCTGCGAATCAGTACCTTCGTCCCGATTTTATAAATCGCACCAGCCTCATGTGCCATACGGGTTAGAGGCTTCAGCCCCAGACCGTAATACGCACAAGCCATGGTATAAGTAACAAATTCATGAGCCATGAACTCCAAATCTTCATCATCAATCTGATCTGAAAACATCCACACATTTCCGCTCATTCCGCATCACCTTCCCGGTATTTGCCGGTAGCCGGTTCATGGAAGCGTTCCAGATAGGCATCGAATATCTCACGATTGATCAGGACGGTGCTGTCAATCCGAAAAATAGCGCCTGCATCGCTTGCCAGTTCCAGCAGCTTCTTGTGGGACAGACTGTAAATCAGTTCGGCCTGCTGATAGCGAATACACTCTCTGCGCAGTTTCCGCAGTTGATCGGGAACTTCTTTCATGCTTTTAATCGGTTTGTATTGCTCTTTCATATAAGGTGCCTCCTGTTTTGATGGTGGGAATGTGTGGCAAAAGTTGACTGCAAACAAAAAAGCACTTCTTAGAAATCTTCTGAGAAGTGCTTTTGGGTTTAATCCAAACCTGAGATTTGAATTGTCTGAAATTCACAACCGTTCGTGTGAATGTGTGATTCCTTGAAATTTTGCTGTCAAATTGCTGTCACAACGAGCTGTACATCACGCAGCAGGCACAATATATAGTGTTTTTCCTTTTTAGAATATCTATATAGCGTGTTTTTACTGATCGATGGGCTTCATGGTGGGGAAGAGCAAGACGTCACGGATGGACGCCGAATCGGTGAGCAGCATAACCAGACGGTCCACACCGAAGCCCAGGCCGCCCGTCGGGGGCAGACCATACTCCAGCGCGGTAACATAGTCGTAGTCCACCTGAGCCTTGCTGGCCGGGTCGATCTGCTTGCGCTCGGCCACCTGACGCTCGAAGCGTCCTTTCTGGTCGATGGGATCGTTCAGCTCACTGAAAGCGTTGCCGAACTCGGTAGCGTTGATGAAGTACTCGAAGCGCTCGGTGATGGCCGGATTGCCAGGCTTGCGCTTGGCCAGCGGGCTTACCTCCACCGGATAGTCGTAGATGAAGGTGGGCTGGATGAGGTTCTCCTCCACGAAAGCATCGAAGAACTCCGCCAGGATGGCTCCCTTGGTGGGGATCTCCGGCAGTTCCACATGATGCTCCTTGGCCAGGGCGATGGCCTCCTCGTCAGACTGGACGGCGTCAAAGTCCACGCCGGAATACTTCTTGACGGCCTCGGTCATCGTCATCCGCTCCCAGTGGGAGAGGTCAATATCCTTGCCCTGATAGGTGATCTGCAGGCTGCCGCAGACCTTCTGGGCCACCGTCTTCATCATCTCTTCCACCAGGTCCATCATGCCGTGGTAGTCGGTGTATGCCTGGTAGAGCTCAATGGTGGTGAACTCGGGGTTATGCTTGGGGTCCATACCCTCGTTGCGGAAGATACGGCCCACCTCGTAGACCCGGTCCATGCCGCCCACGATCAGACGCTTGAGGTAGAGCTCGGTTTCGATGCGCAGGACCATATCCATGTCCAGCGTATTGTGATGGGTCAGGAAAGGACGGGCCGAAGCACCGATTTCGAAGGGCGTCAGGATGGGAGTCTCCACCTCCAGGAAGCCCTTGCCGTCCAGGAAGCTGCGCAGTTCCCGCAGGATCGCGCTGCGTTTGATGAAGGTCTGCTTCACGTCGGGGTTGACGATCAGGTCCACATAGCGCTGGCGGTAACGGGCCTCGCGGTCGGTCAGGCCGTGGAACTTCTCCGGCAGGGGCAGCAGGCTCTTGGACAGCAGCGTCAGCTCATTGACGCGCACCGAGATCTCGCCCATCTTGGTGCGGAACACCTCGCCCCTGCAGCCGATGATGTCGCCGATGTCCAGCTTTTTGAACGCCGCATAGGCTTCATCACCCAGCAGGTCGCGTTTGACGAAAATCTGGATGTCCCCCTTCTGGTCACGCAGATGGGCAAAGCTCGCCTTGCCCATGACGCGTTTGGACATCATACGGCCCGCCAGCGTGACGATCTTACCGGTCTCGGCTTCGGCTGGCAGGTCGGCGAACTCGGCTTTGAGGTCGGCCGAGTATGCATCCTGGGGGTACTTGGTGATGACGAAGGGGTCATGACCAGCGGCACGCAGGTCGGCCAGCTTCTGGCGGCGGACCGCCGCCTGCTGGGTCAGATCCTGCTCGGTCTGGGGCTTGTTCTGCTCCATGAGAGATCTTCCTTTCTGTTCCAAATACAAACAGGGGCAGGTATTCCCCGCCCCTGCCTTGTTTTACTTCGAGCGCGAAACGGCCAGCACCTTGTACACGATGATGCTGCCGTTGGGCAGGGTAACGTCCACCTCGTCACCGGCTTTGTGGCCGATCAGCGCGGCGCCCACAGGGCTCTCGTCGCTGATGCGGTTGAGGTTCATATCCGCCTCGGTGGAACCGGTGATGTCGTATTCTTCGGCCTCGTCCGGATCATCGCCCTCGGCGAGGATCTTGACGCGCATGCCGATGGAAACGGTGTCGTTGGACAGCTCGCTGTCATCGATGATGCGGGCCACTTTCAGGGTCGCCTCCAGGTCGGCGATGCGGGCCTCCACGATGGCCTGCTCCTCCTTGGCGGCGTCATATTCGGCATTCTCGCTCAGGTCGCCGTAGCCGCGCGCGACCTTGATCTTGTCCGCCACCTCTTTACGTTTGACGGTGCGCAGTTCGTTCAGATCCTGTTCCAGCTTCTTGTAACCCTCGCGGGTAACGACGACTTCTTTAGCCATGCTCGATTCTCCTAACTGATACGCGATAGTAAAAGTTGTGCGGCCCGCAAAAGAGCCGCACCAATTCAAATATTATATCGGCTCCCGGCCGATTTGTCAAGGGTTTTGCGCTGGGGCGCGTTATTTGTCCAGCTGCAGCAGGCCCACCTTGCGGTAGACTTTGCTTACCGTCCGGTTGGCAATGCGAGAGGCCCGCTCGGCACCGTTCTTCAGCACACCGTCCACATAGGCCTTGTCAGCCAGGATGCGGTTGTACTCCGCCTGCACCGGAGTCAGCGCGTCGGCTGTGACTTCGGCCACCGCCATCTTGAAGTCGCCATAGCCCTTGCCGGCGAACTCCGCCTCGATCTCCTCCATCGTCTTGCCGGTGAAGGTGCCGTAGATGGCCATCAAATTGGACACGCCCGGCTTGTTCTCCCGGTCAAAGCGGACCACCCCGTCGGAGTCGGTGACGGCACGCTTGAACTTGCGCACAATGGTGTCCTTGTCATCGGTCATGAGGATGAAGGAGTTGACGTTGGTGTCGGACTTGCTCATCTTCTTGGTGGGTTCCGCCAGCGACATGATCTTGGCACCGGATGCCGGGACATAGCCTTCCGGCAGGATGAAGGTATCACCGTAGACGCCGTTGAAGCGGTTGGCGATGTTGCGGGCGATCTCCAGATGCTGGGTCTGGTCCTGCCCCACCGGCACCAGGTCGGCATTGTAGATCAGGATGTCCGCCGCCATCAGCACCGGGTAGGTGAAGAGGCCGCCGTTGACATTGTCGGGATGCTTGGCGCTCTTGTCCTTGAACTGGGTCATGCGGGAGAGCTCACCGAACTGGGTGTTGCAGGCGAGGATCCAGGACAGTTCACAGTGCGCAGGCACGTGGCTCTGCACAAAGAGGACATGGTTTTCCGGGTCGATGCCCACCGCCAGCAGCAATGCGGCCAGCTCGCGGGTACGGCGGCGCAGATCCGCCGGGACCTGACGCACCGTCAGCGCGTGCAGGTCGGCAACCATATACAGGCAGTCATAGTCGGGCTGCAGCAGGGCCCAGTTGCGCACCGCGCCGATGTAGTTGCCCAGCGTCGGCGTACCGGTAGGCTGAATACCCGAAAGAATCCGTTTACGTTTTTCTTCTGCCATAATTTCCACCTTCTATAAATACGCGGACCACGGCGGTCCGCTGTAGTATCTACTATTCAATCACACGCCGGGCGCTTTGTCAACAGAAATTGCCCGCAGCATCCAGGCTGCGGGCAGGGATTTTTTCAGGAGAGCGGCACCGTAAATTCGGTCAGCACTTCATAACCGTCCGGCTTGTCGTAATCCACAATGTTGTACACTGTCAACGTGACATTCCGACAGTCCTCCGGTACCGTGTCGAAATAGTAGGTCCA encodes the following:
- a CDS encoding DUF6462 family protein: MKEQYKPIKSMKEVPDQLRKLRRECIRYQQAELIYSLSHKKLLELASDAGAIFRIDSTVLINREIFDAYLERFHEPATGKYREGDAE
- the lysS gene encoding lysine--tRNA ligase, producing MEQNKPQTEQDLTQQAAVRRQKLADLRAAGHDPFVITKYPQDAYSADLKAEFADLPAEAETGKIVTLAGRMMSKRVMGKASFAHLRDQKGDIQIFVKRDLLGDEAYAAFKKLDIGDIIGCRGEVFRTKMGEISVRVNELTLLSKSLLPLPEKFHGLTDREARYRQRYVDLIVNPDVKQTFIKRSAILRELRSFLDGKGFLEVETPILTPFEIGASARPFLTHHNTLDMDMVLRIETELYLKRLIVGGMDRVYEVGRIFRNEGMDPKHNPEFTTIELYQAYTDYHGMMDLVEEMMKTVAQKVCGSLQITYQGKDIDLSHWERMTMTEAVKKYSGVDFDAVQSDEEAIALAKEHHVELPEIPTKGAILAEFFDAFVEENLIQPTFIYDYPVEVSPLAKRKPGNPAITERFEYFINATEFGNAFSELNDPIDQKGRFERQVAERKQIDPASKAQVDYDYVTALEYGLPPTGGLGFGVDRLVMLLTDSASIRDVLLFPTMKPIDQ
- the trpS gene encoding tryptophan--tRNA ligase yields the protein MAEEKRKRILSGIQPTGTPTLGNYIGAVRNWALLQPDYDCLYMVADLHALTVRQVPADLRRRTRELAALLLAVGIDPENHVLFVQSHVPAHCELSWILACNTQFGELSRMTQFKDKSAKHPDNVNGGLFTYPVLMAADILIYNADLVPVGQDQTQHLEIARNIANRFNGVYGDTFILPEGYVPASGAKIMSLAEPTKKMSKSDTNVNSFILMTDDKDTIVRKFKRAVTDSDGVVRFDRENKPGVSNLMAIYGTFTGKTMEEIEAEFAGKGYGDFKMAVAEVTADALTPVQAEYNRILADKAYVDGVLKNGAERASRIANRTVSKVYRKVGLLQLDK
- a CDS encoding TnpV protein; protein product: MKLTYTEINGYLIPDLILPETDTRPIGKYGELWRQFLREQRPDLFDLMLLEGTLHSHLADVDAEARQMVEDAIAQMARQQGVDEALKRADPLTWAGRMNAIKNAAEEAVLPDLLYGDALE
- the greA gene encoding transcription elongation factor GreA, translated to MAKEVVVTREGYKKLEQDLNELRTVKRKEVADKIKVARGYGDLSENAEYDAAKEEQAIVEARIADLEATLKVARIIDDSELSNDTVSIGMRVKILAEGDDPDEAEEYDITGSTEADMNLNRISDESPVGAALIGHKAGDEVDVTLPNGSIIVYKVLAVSRSK
- a CDS encoding plasmid mobilization protein, encoding MLTRNVQMNIRVTPEEKRLFEQAATRCGLTLSQYIRMRLRNQMPRQLPTADYRQVLDALTALYHKDNTPEVQREILDTLLAIQRAVTVPQKEE
- a CDS encoding excisionase — protein: MSGNVWMFSDQIDDEDLEFMAHEFVTYTMACAYYGLGLKPLTRMAHEAGAIYKIGTKVLIRRSIFESYLREQRKESTCDDCN
- a CDS encoding relaxase/mobilization nuclease domain-containing protein, with translation MAVTKIWPVKGRLDAVIRYAGNEEKTRLPDLTGLSAGKDDLSDVLKYAANDAKTTRESQLFVSGVNCVPEIARQQMELTKQQFGKTGGTVAFHAYQSFRPGEVTPKQCHAIGVELAKRVWGDRFQVLVATHLNTDCCHNHFVIDSVSFVDGKRYNDCKKTYRALQDASDELCREQGLSVVDKKGAHRVPRNLYLAEKAGEPTRYNVMRQDIDLAILRSETPRDLPRILRKMGYEVDFNPNHKYPTIKLPHERRAVRFKTLGEEYTPQAMAQRIQQNHAMGIFKRMEIYNKRYPPVHPHYQKLRQDFRKAIMEAFGIYRTYLYYCYLLGKLPTTTPNYRPPHPAMREDYRRWAEIEKQLHLLERYSLNTAEDVAAFTSEQEQKLSDLEARRAKCRNRLRRCRNPTECEALHTEKDELTKQITETRKELKTAQQIPARVKRMRENIQLLNDREQQRTAHQKER
- a CDS encoding helix-turn-helix domain-containing protein → MIPLNIGEAVKERILELCQEQNISINKLCNMSGVTQSTVNNIISGRNRSATVSTIKKLCDGLGITIEEFFHSDLFKDLEQELK